The sequence AAACAATATCTTCCATACTCTATGTTCATTGAGCCTTTTCAATATATACCCAAAAAGATCTATAGATGCCCAAACTAAGTCCGAATACTATTTTTGTATGTATTACAACTGTGAAGACTGTGTCATAGAATCTTGAGCTAACCTTCCTAAAGCAATCCATTATCGTATCCAACTTGTAAACTAAGGGTCCAGTCTCTTTCTTATATTAATACATACAACTCACTCAAGTACGATGTGTGTTATTTTCTTGAGCGTCTTCCTTCAATAATCATAGATGTCATGTCTACCTCAAAGACACTTTAAATTACATTAAACTTAACCTTGATTTGCAAAACTGGGAAAAGAAGTCTGACTTACCATTTACATTTCATCttaaaaaacactcaaaaattgCACGACCTACCAAAACTTTTCTGAAATTATAGCTCCGATTGtttcagcaaattttttttatttatttatttatttttatatatatttggtgaGGCAGAAATTATAGCTCTGATTGTTCATTGCTGCTGCCACTTCTGCTGCTTTTGCTATCACAGccaccttcattttttttttaattaaaatatagaaagggaaattctaaattaaagaagtgattttttttttctttttctttttataaagttaaattatacatatctttatttataatttataaatattttagtaCCATTCCCAACACACTTGTACTCCCTTGACACTCTCATGCTCCCCTCTCTCCTTTCTCTTTAATGTCTATCTCATCAATCCCAAAACGACCTGATTAGGAATGACATACTTCCAACCCGCCCTGCCTCGACTTACCCTGCTTACATGTTCCCTGTCCAAAAAAGAAGATAGGATGGTAACGAGGCACCCATGATCTGACTCTAAATAGAAGAAGTGAAATCTGTTTATGCCAAGTTAAGATATGAAGCTTATTTAATGGTTTCTATTTTTCGATGcaatgaacaaaaagaaaatactcTTTAGTTTTTAAGGGTCAAACTTTCTGTATTTATGAAGAGAAAGAGCAATAGACTTGAACCAATGACAtaaatcatttttcatttatttttttacataatttttctaataatttttggGAAACCTCTGGAAAGACTCCAGTTCAACAAGATAAGCAAAAGTCTCAACTTTTTAAGTCACTTGCATATGGACTCCAAATATGTCAAATACCTCCTAAACTAGAAGCCTAGTTCTCTGTAAAACTCGTTGTTCAATACCATATGCATATATTAAATGGCAATTTTGGGGTTGTGGCACGTGGAAACAGCTTGTTACATTGTCATCCCCAAATTCAGATTGACTATGAAATATCAGCCATTCGATTCATAGCCGAAATACATGTTgcattatataaaaatttaccaACCAAAAAAGCTTAGAATATATATTAACTAATACTAAAAAGCTAGCATAGGGTACTGGAGGCTATGAAATTATTGAGAAACAAGAGGCAGACAGACATTCCATCCAAGAAGCCACTAACTCACTCCAAGACCCATTTCAATTCCTTCCTATAGCCCAAAAAGTGGTCAAACATATTGTTTataatacattttcattttagaatatcatatattatcacaCATTTAAATACTTTTTATCATTCTTAAATGACAGGTTAGATATACAGACCATTTTCCTTGTTCTCAGCTTAATGGTAGGTGGCATGCATGTCAGTGTAGGCAGTCTTTAGAATCATGGAGACAACTCTTGCAATCTCAAAAGAGCAATGTACAGCTTCTCCACTAATGACATACATGAATCTGCTCTTTAATAGATTCTGTGCatatgttttaagttttttttttttttttttttttttttttgcttgtacATTATTGACTACAATGTTCTTTGTCACTTGGGTTGTGTAGCTTTAACAGGTGCTTTTGAGGTTTGGGACTTTCTATTATTAACAGAGTTAGAAATTGATGTTATTTTGGTTTCATGAACTCCCTAAGAGCCTAAAGCTTTAAAATTGGTAGAGTTCCTTGGttaaatgataatttattaaGTCACTTCTTATTGTCCTAAATACAAGAAATTTAATGTGGCATTCAACTAAACAAAATTATGTGCCCCAACTAATTGGTATTGACACCATAAAATTTCAATGACTAATTTGGTTGTACACCCTCTGTTTACAATATATGtcatattttttcttcctttagcCCTCCACTTATGCATTTCCTTTTTCACCACTccctaaatttttaaatgataatttttgtttttgtttttatctattTGTATAACAAAATTCTAAAAGATTAAACTCAAGGGATAGTACAATCAGTTGGAGATTATATCTCAAATTAAGCAAAagtcatttatttaaaatttcttctctcctctacttcaaaccaaattcaatcctctttatacatatatgtatgcTAAATTTAAGAAAACACTACATAAAATTTCTACCATGCTATGTATTCAAGTATGTGTCAAGGGTCCTCCATCTCTAATTGTCCAAGATATcatctttaacattttttttttcatttttcgaGAATAATTTGACAGGGAGTGAGAAGATTTGAAACTAGAcatctttgttaaaaaaactAAGAAGTATCAATTGAGGTATGAAGATTGTGACTATCTTAGAAATTTCTGTGTAATGTAACCAATTAATCTGTGTGTTGAATTACAAACCAAAAATGCTACAGCTACcgactcaaaaaataaataaaaaataaaaaaagctacAACTACCAGGTGATAATTAATGAACTTTGATCCAATTTTTAACAAAGGCATAAGAAAATTACAACCACCAACGACACTAATGTATGGTTGATAGACAATCTCTCCGTACATGTACCTTTAAGCATACTAAATTGCCTCCCTATCCAACTGCAGCCATTATTGAAGCAGCAAGATCTATCTGCAAGGTTGTTCTGgaaaactttatcaaaaaaagaaaaattgttttggAAAACTGTGAAGGAGTACCACCTGCCATCATGTGGAAGGCTAATTGCATTTGCATATCAACATATGTAATAATTAGCTGAGTCAATCTCCATGTATTGATGTACAGTcttttgtattaaattttaaagatCAATAGGTGATCCATCAACTGATGTACAGTcttttgtattaaattttaaagatCAATAGGTGTACATtacatttgtattttattttatttttaatttttcatcgTTAATTAAGGGTAGAGGAATTCGGACCTTGAATGTTTTCATTGAAATATTAGAAAGTGTTATTTAAACTACACAAATTATAATGAATGGATGATAGTTACTCGCAAATACCTTTGCTGATGGGCTATATTATTATGTCATAACTTGTCATTGTTTcaaaaaacaagaacaagataatatttttattttatttataaatacaatagaatttGACCCTTTGATGATTATTTTATACCGTCCGATCTAGAagctaattattattttttgatttaatttgatcATAGCTCTCTTATACTTTGCCTGTTgagcctcttttttctttttctttttctttttgggttagGTACCAAGTTGAGCTTTTATGTTAAATAGAAGCTAATATGATGCTTTTCTTTTATGGAGAAAAGGATTCTATAGTCAAGATTGGACTTCAAACTTTATAACTATCCCTTTCTATAATTAAGTCtatctacctttttttttggtactgtCCACATTAAATGTGTTTTAAAATAGGTAGGCTGTCCAAATCAAGAGTCCTAGAGGGATAAAAGAATCATGCGCCTTATGTTTCCAAATTTTGCTGAAATTCCAAACCGTAAATGGTTATAAAAGTTGGCTATTTCAGTGCCTTGATTTGTTTCACTGGAAGCTTGAGCAGAAATTTGGGGCACATCAGCCAAATGATTGAATCTATATCCCAGCTAAAATATGGTCAAATTAAGCTCACGCTATCATGCTAGTTTGTTTcgttataaaatattttacgaaagatctttttaacattttccagtgtttattttgttgtaaaatgtaaatataaatttaacattAGAATATGGtttttaatcataatatttgCAAATTTTGAATGCTCATGTCTAACTTTCACTTTTAAAGATGTCAGAAACTATCTTTGTCAATAGAAAGGTCAAttcccataaaataaaaaagaaaaagaaaaagaaaggtcaATTAATCTGTGATTTTTCAGGTGAGTTTCATAATTTTTCGGGTTGCTCATATGTCATTTGGTACCAAAACtacataatcattttttttttttttatgggaactACATCATCATTAATGAACCATTACATAATGATATATAACCATTAATACTCACCcacctgaaaaaaaaataaaaaaaataaaaaaataaaaaaaaaataattgtctAGGGTAGTAGAGCTACTCAACTATTTTCTTTGATTAGTTTTATGCTCTTATTTGCTAAGATACATAAATCAAGTAGGCAAGGCAACCACCATATCATATAACAACTTCCTCCAAATAAATACTAGACTAGTGCATCGCCAATGTATTTATTTGACCTCTCATCTTGTACAATTggcatttgatttttaatatattcctaatcttacttcttcttcttcttttcttctttttttctttttttattaaaaaaaaaatcagaattcaAGTCAACCATGAGAATTCCGtatgtatttttaaataaaaccgATAACACATTAACACCAACAATTCATACATTATATTTACTTAAAAAGATATTActataactaaataaaatgacTAATTATTTTGATGAAGATAAATTTTGTTGAAGATGATAGCTTGCTATTATATACTTCAAAGtcttgaataaaatattttcttcatcttttagCTTTGATCGGTTGAACTAATTAACAAATCCCTTCTAATGGTTATGGTTATGGTTATGTTCTAATTTTGTTGTCCATAATAGTAGTGCTAGGAACCcatgggtagaactcacccttgaatACTGGCTTGTAATAGGAGGGTGCTCGAGAGCTTATATATGCATGTTTAATTTTACActtaagcaatgtgggacaTTATGATCATaacaagtaataaaaaataagaatttttttttctatttgagtTGGAAATTGATAAACATCATTTTCacaatgtaaatttaatttttataaatttagagAAATAAGATTATGtcatatttcttaaaataaatttagttttcatttatttccaaaactacctttttatttagttcaaatatttccaaaaacatACATTAaggataaaaacaaattattttgaaaaatagttaaAACTTGAAAGATAAactagaaaaaattaataagaaatagaaTAGGCATATTGAAATATATCTAACATGTATCTAACTCTATAAGACCATATCTTAGGTTTTATCCATAATTATTACGGTTTAAATGTTTAAACTTCACCACCACACACCCTTGATgtgatagtcactccacaagtataaatgcttgtggggtgttgGGGGTAAAAGTCGAGATTCAAGCCTCCagaagggagtttcacacatatatacacttaaattaaccTAGGGTataatttctcttttatattaaaaaaaaaatgtttaaacttCCCGttcaaaaacaaatatgtttaaattttaaaattctttcaCCTCTAAATAATTAGTAGTATTTTGAGCAGAGAGAATATAacacaatataatttttttttttttttaaatcttcacGGATATACATTTATTTATGGAATTTAATAACGGAAACaaatagattttatttaaaGACTTCATAAAGAAATATTCTCCAACGCGCCTCAAGACTAAGTGCAACACACGAGTCAACATCAAAGTGCGACAGGTGGGCCGATAGCTTGCTATCTCGCACGAGTTGTCTCATGAATGAGCTACACGTGAGACACTGTGCGATTGACAGTAATATCATTGCTCAAAGCtcctttaccaaaaaaaaaaagaaaaaaaatcaattatttcatTCTAATTCGAGACTTATTGTTCATATCATGGTGTGAAAGTGAGAgtaatattactttatttaaaaacatGTACCAAATTTGCTCACAGTTTCcattaatttgttttcttttttacttttgtgtCTTTCTATTTGACCAATGGTATATTattagaattattatttttttttttttgggtttcccATGGGGTGTCCCATCCAATTTACGCGCACTTTGACCAATCCTCCCTCGCAATGGAAGCATGTCGCTGGTCACAAGGTGTTACAGTTGTTGGAACTTGAATTGAGGAGCAAACTCAGTCGAACTCCAGAGCCTTACCTAGTGGTGGATAAGCCACTAGGCCACACTTAatggttaaaattttaatttttattccaaTAAATATAgtgatataacatttttacttattataacatttttgtaattagtgTATAGTAAATGCAATGTTTTTGATATGTCAAGACTTTGAAGCTTTACACTCCTCAAtgataataaaaggaaaaagttaacaGATACGTTAAGGACATtggtttatgaaatatttttaaatgctttttatgagaaaaaataattattttttatgattttttatactttttataaaaatgatgtcaaaacttttctaaaatattttattaacaatgCCCAAAAATGTAAATGTACTCGTTAATGggacaaaatataaaatatgtacAGTACACTtcaaaaggtaaacaaatactaccaaaaaaaaaaaaacacaatccacacagGATCAAGGCGTCATGTCTATGTGCCAGATGGTGGAGAAACTTCAGCATGTTTCGAAACATGCAATACCAGATGGTGGGTGTTGAACACTTTAAGTAACATATCCCATATCGCAATGAACCAAGTTCTGAACACAATATTTTCCTCCAGCCATACAACCATCTCTGCGGCAAATAGATAagatttatttaaaaactaaccTAAGAGTAATAGTACCAACTTATCTATATTTTTCACTATATTTGTTATCTTTCCTATTTTAGGCAACCACTTTTCCATTTCATCTTGTCAAATTCCCTATTCTAAAATCtattttcatttaaatgaaTAACCACATTAGATTCCCAAGTATTGGTAACTAGTAACCACTTTGTCTTAAATGGGCATTTATAAGTAATGTGGAAGGTTTTTAGGTGTTTAATTACCTATATTCACTCATTTACCCTATTTTTGGTAATCTTGCTACCAATAGACAGTCCTATCTTTATCTATTTACCCTactccaagaaacaaaaaatacaattttgaaatgataaaaataaataaaatagagacaAATATGAAATAACAGTCTCTCCTCCTTAATTTGCTTTGTTGTCCTTCAGAGTAGCATTTGGAaaggatctctctctctctctctctccattttattttatttttattaaataaaagccATCTTCAAGTTTATCTTGATGTCAATTTTCCTTTTGTACCATCTTCAAGCTTATCTTGAATGATAGAGACCATAAGAATGATTCTcctccacacacaaaaaaaaaaaaaaaagtagtcattgaattttttttttttttccttatctaAGTTTGGGGTGTTTGTGTTCATTGAGCCACTTGGTTATTGACTTGTTTGGCCTTTGAGACTTCCTAGTTCGTATAGATTATATGAATCGTTAACTTGATCATAATCTTGACCACCTGCAAGTTAATTAAGACCCATTTGGCCATTGGGACATctcaattcattttaattgtGCAAATCTTCAACTTCATCAAAACTTACATTTTTGTAAGTTGATTAGGGCAAATATGGAGAACATCTTTTACATCTCGTTGTTGCCAAAAGCTAACAACACCAAGCTTTGCTTCTATCCACTCCATGTGTGAATTGTCATAACTTGGCTATGATACCAATATCACCTAACTTTTTGTTGGTAGCTTCGAGAGATCCAAGAGctcaaaatttgataaatagACTAACTTAAGAAAGTCTAGACCTCCAAAGTGAAATTtcactcaataataatatttttcagcttgttttatttatttttacatcaaacctTATATAGATGACTTTACAAGATAgacataaaattcaaattcaaaagaaaccCATTCTTTATCTAAAGTAAGTagataaaatttattcaaaaactAACCTAATAATTTAGAGAAatgttacgtccacaacatttttacaagaAATCTTAAGCCGGCAAGTTGTTATGAGTGGGCAAAAATtctcaaagaaaataatttaagttgtgaattcaaattaaaattaataacaacttactataAGGATACTATAGAGGCACGTAACAATGGGTCACTTGACTATAGGTAATTACTATTGGGTTACCCAAATACTAGCATCTATCATGTACTGGTCCTTtgacataaataaaaataaaaaaacctaaagagtaaattttgaaactatataaattattggacaaataatattttaaatcttATACTGTAGTTTCTTGatagttttaaattaaatcGCACATTTAAAAGGTTTAAATTAAGTCTTGTACTTACAAAAACATTTCAATTTAAACCATAAACTCATATATGGTGATGTTTTTATTAACAACTCCAtgcaaaatatatttatgatttgattgaaaacttttaaaaatgtaattgaaACGTAGTTTTTATTTGAaacgtagtttttttttttttttaagaaaaagagttCTAATTCAAAACTCTTAAAAAtgcataatttaatttgaatccaagtatAAACTATGattgaaaatgtaatttatccAAAATTATATCCGTTGATTTTTAACTGTTTATAGCATTTTGAGCCatctcaaattaaaataattatatcttCTCAAATTAAAATGGTAAGGGCACGATTTGGTTCCCAAGCCCCAAAAGTAAAAGGATCAAgacccaaaaagcccaatacaatgaatttataaagaGTTGGCTAGAAACTAGATTTTAATGAGTTGGATTACAATCATAATAGGTTAAAGATTGctaagaaatgaaaataaacGGGTTTATGCAAGGAAAATCTTTCTCAGCAAAGTTCGAGGAGAGtgattcttatatatttctgtTAAACTTAAACACAATTACAACTCTCGTCACTACAGTGTTTTTTCTACCCATCCTCAGATGATCCTCTTGTAATGgggtttttcttctttatattcccCTCCTTCCCTTCATCTTAGCCCTCCATGTGTAAATCAagttgttggttttgatacttatcccatcagcaccttcctgaaaTCTTTGcgggtagctgtaaggctgaacattactgtttaggtatcacctccatattaatgtgaccagagagttagctgcagaacattcaatgcggtggtagcaggtTTCTCCTAGATATTTCTAAGTTTGCCTTTGTCTTATTCCCTTTTAATGCTTATCCTTATCAGTATGACCGTTTGGTACGTTGTCCTTGATGAAAGGTCGGGTCTTTGACCTCTACCCTGCTTAGCCGAGGAGGTGTCTCTCCTTGGACTACACTCCCAACCCTTTACAACTAGACTTCTTTCACAGCCCACTAATTTGTATGTCCTTGTTAATGTCTTCTTGTCATCGAACAACTTAATATCCTCGAATACGATCCATAACTCAATATCCCTTTTTGGGCCTTTtatcactaaaaaaataatagataaatataatgATACATTGGAAGTATATCTGTTTCTCAATTTGTGCAAAAGATAATACTTAgatatatttagaaaataaaataaaatactaatagataaatatattgaTACAGTCTGTGTTACTCTATGTCTTTGTGGAAGGAAAaatttttaggtatttttggAGTATGgataaatagtgtttttttctCTGAAATTCATGGTAGATcccatcataaatttaataagtaGACCCTATTATGAATGTAAGAGAAGATATTTCCAAGTATGGATAAATGgtacttcctcctctcacattcatggtgaatcctaccataaatttaatgagtaaACCCTATTATGAATGTGAGGAGAAATAATACCATTCTTTATATTCCAGAAATACCTAAAAATTACCCGCTATATATATGTTTCTCAATTTGTGCAAAAGATAATACAAACCAACCAACACTAAgcttcaatcttttttttcaatctttttttatttttccctcttGGGTACtttatacatataaatacaTTAGTCACCACTAGAATTTCGATTCTCACTCTCTACCATTACAAAAAAAGTGTTTCtcctttcaaaaaataaaaagtgtttgTCTCTCGAAGAAAAGAGAGCGTGTGGGACAGGTGGGATCGGTGGGTTATTAGCTTTCTGAATTGgtccctctttttctttcttctacttCCTCTTATTCAACCTCATTCTTTTGACTTTTAGAAAGAATTCATTTTACAACTTTCATTTCACACtcctattttctttcctctttctcgAACTCTCATTTCACGGACGGCTTTCGAATTCCCATTTCTTTGGTAATCATTTTCACGGGTGTGagatattattttgaaaactccaAGATCTCCAAAACCCATTTCTTCTTCacctttgtcttcttcttcttcttcttcaaattatacattttattttttgttgcctTCATTGAAGATCCACTAGTTGAAAGTTCATTTAAAGCCAAATTTCGAAACTGGGTCTCTTTGACAGTTTCGGAATCTGCtttcaaaatgtgtatttttttttccctcagcTTCCGCGTTTTTAATGGATTGGTTTCTCCGTTATATTTGAAGAACAATGGCAAGGTAAGATTTTGATTCAAAACCCATTgtaaaaattctctctttttttcattttcaaatccGGGTTGTGCTTTGTTTGTCGAATTTCCAcctaaaccaaaccaaacccataTAGTTTTTATTCAGACAGGACTTTTCCTTGTAATCTAATTCCCAATTTCCGGTTATAATATTCACAAAGTTTTGGCCTTCGCTTTGTTTTCAATTCATTCTTGGTTGTTTTTATCTATTTGGCCAAATGGGTTGTGCAAGCTCGAAGCAAAAGCGATGCAGGCATTGCCAGAGTCCTTATTCCCCTGTCCCTAGAAGCTACTCTATGCAAGTTCATCACCCACCACAGAACCAAGGTGAAAGCTACCATGTTGTGGCTCTCACCTCTTCTACATTGGGTTCCCTCAACCAAATCAACCATTTCAATAACAAGATCATGGATTTTGGTGATGATATTGATCATCTAAATCATGGTAATGGCACTGAATGTATTGGTAATAATGTTGATGGAAAcgtgaggaagaagaagaagagtaacGATTTCACAATAGGCCTAATTGAGGCCAAGACGTGGTCCACTATGATCGAAGAGAAGATCCCCAAAGTGGTTCCGAAAACGCCAATTAGAACGCCTCCCGGAGAGCCAGAGATAATCAATACGTGGGAATTGATGGAAGGACTCGAAGATGTTAGTCCTCTAAGGTCCCCCTGTCATCTTAGGAGCTTTTCTTTTGATGTTGTCCGCAATCCGCACCCAGCTCGACAAGATTCTGCTTTTGAATACCCGAAAACTAGATTTCAAGAAAATGGCACGGCCTCCCCAAATCCTAAGCCTATGTGGCTTCAATTGGAAGATGATGATTTCAATTCAAAGGCTATCTTATCAGACTTTGATTCAGAAGCCATTTCTACATTCAGAAAGTCATTCCAAGAGCTTCCACCTGATAACCCTTTTCGTATTAGTCCATTGGACGATGACAAACAACaagaagaacaacaacaacaagaagtgGTTTCAGAAGCAGACAATGATTTGTCATTGGATTTCAATGATGAAAAGGAGGTAAAAGGTTGTGTTATCGATTATAAATGTGGGGAGGACAAGATTGTGCTTTACTTCACAAGCCTAAGAGGGGTACGGAAGACATATGAGGATTGTTGCCATGTGAGGGTGATCTTAAAAGGCCTTGGTGTCCGACTGGATGAGCGGGACGTTTCGATGCATTCAGGGTTCAAGGAGGAGCTGAGAGAGCTATTGGTAGACGGGTTTAATGGGGGAGGCTTGCCTAGGGTGTTTATTGGGAAAAAGTACATTGGTGGAGCTGAAGAAATCAGGAGATTGAATGAGGATGGACAATTAGAGAAGTTGGTTGAGTGTTGTGAAAGAGTGGATgatggtgttggtgttggtgtatCTTGTCAGGCTTGTGGGGATATAAGGTTTGTGCCTTGTGAGACATGTTCAGGAAGTTGCAAAATTTACTATGAAgctgatgaagaagaagaaggagaagaaagaggTGAGGAGGTTGAGTATGGATTCCAACGTTGCCCTGATTGTAATGAAAATGGGCTTATACGCTGCCCCATATGTTGCTACTAGTTTTCAGTGCCATTCACTAGGTACTCTTTCACATTTTTGTgtccatttcttttttattttttttcttttcttttaaactttttctttGTGAGTTGCTTGTTGTACAGTGGAATTTTGGTATGTTTGATTTGAGGGTAATGAGAGAATTGTAGTAGTAGACACTGAATAATATATAATACTATGTTCTAAGCAGGTTTCCTCAACCTCAAGaatgttgtaacttgtaataGCTGTATACTAAATTTCGTTTTCAGAAAGGCGAAAGGGGTTCGTAACTTTGTAtactttttccattttccatataaattaaaaagatgCTACATTAAAATGTTGCATTTGCAATTCCTCTTGTTTATGttgttcttctcttcttctttctttcttctttcttttccctgCAATTGAGAGTCacaaaattgaattgaattttccTCCAGAAAGATAATGTACTTTGTATTGCATTGATTAATACAACCATATGATTGGATTTAACCAGAGAACTTAGGTTCAATGCACAAAGGAATTGTATCTAAAAATTTcccttttttcaaaaatgtggTACCACATTCCAGGCGTTGATCTACGGCATGATATGTGAGCTGTAGTTGCTCTATTCAATGATGTAGTAAAGTTGCTTTTGAGGCATAATTGCAACCATTGCACAGCATTTGGACGGTGACATAATCAAAAAGTCCAATCTgtaaaatgaaaaagtggagaAAGAGAACAATCGCCCAGCATGAAAAATCTTTTTTGAAGCAACGAGCAAGAAAATCTTGCTCCTTCAGTTAAAAAACTATTTCcttgttatataatataaatagtgTTGTTCGGCCTTATTATTTTACTGTTGgtgaggattgttgggccaactttttgtaattcattatatataaacATTAAGAACTTGTCAATTAACAATCTtagagaagaataaaaaaggtgaaatattcaataatagaaaattagaaaaaagcAATATGTACATtaggtgaagaaaaaaaaaatgaaagggtcAATGTCGGCGACGGACCAAAAAAATAGTGACATGGTCAAATCCTGCTTAGATTTCAGCAACGACGTTGTGTTTGTGGTAAAGAATTGCTCAGAGTAGTTGCTCTCGAAGTTTCAACTGTAAGACCGTTTCTTTTGGAAGCTACACAACAATTTGAGAGACATTATAATATTCTATCTTCAACCCCCCCAAAGAGACCGTAAATTTGGCAATTTATTACTCAATTAAATTCCAAGATATTTTATTGTCAACCTCAAGTATTTCTTCTGAAATTGAAGCTACTATTACAATATTGGGAAATGAATTTTCaatgtcaaaaaattcaaagaaaataacTTGGGATATTCT is a genomic window of Quercus lobata isolate SW786 chromosome 2, ValleyOak3.0 Primary Assembly, whole genome shotgun sequence containing:
- the LOC115976847 gene encoding uncharacterized protein At5g39865-like, producing the protein MGCASSKQKRCRHCQSPYSPVPRSYSMQVHHPPQNQGESYHVVALTSSTLGSLNQINHFNNKIMDFGDDIDHLNHGNGTECIGNNVDGNVRKKKKSNDFTIGLIEAKTWSTMIEEKIPKVVPKTPIRTPPGEPEIINTWELMEGLEDVSPLRSPCHLRSFSFDVVRNPHPARQDSAFEYPKTRFQENGTASPNPKPMWLQLEDDDFNSKAILSDFDSEAISTFRKSFQELPPDNPFRISPLDDDKQQEEQQQQEVVSEADNDLSLDFNDEKEVKGCVIDYKCGEDKIVLYFTSLRGVRKTYEDCCHVRVILKGLGVRLDERDVSMHSGFKEELRELLVDGFNGGGLPRVFIGKKYIGGAEEIRRLNEDGQLEKLVECCERVDDGVGVGVSCQACGDIRFVPCETCSGSCKIYYEADEEEEGEERGEEVEYGFQRCPDCNENGLIRCPICCY